The genomic interval GTAGATGTGCTGTTTATAAAAATAATACAATCATCCTACCTGTTTTATGTAGCGATATTTCTTCTTGTTTTTATGCTAAGCTTCAATAGCCCTATGTGGCTCAATTCGGTAAAGTCATTTTTTCTTGTACCGTTCCTTATCTTTTACATTGCAAGATTTCTTGTGCTTTACTTCGTAAGTAAGCCACCGGGCACGCTTATTAATCTGTATTTATTTTCGTACCTTTGCGTCATAGAAATAATCCCGCTGATCATTGGCATAAAGTTTGCTCTATAAGTCAACAGATTACATGTGGGAATAACTAATGGAGATTATACATGAGTGAAACTATCAAATTTGATCAGGATCGGTTGACTAAAGTTACTAGTCTATTGGTTAGTCAGTCCAGACCAGCAGACGAAAATTCTCCTTATTTTGAATTAGCACGTAAGTATAATATCAAAGTAGATTTTCGTGCCTTTATCCAAATTGACGGTGTTTCCTACAAGGAATTCCGGAAACAAAAAATTGCTATACTCGATCACACGGCTGTTATTTTTACCAGCCGTAATGCTATTGATCATTTTTTTAGAATTTGTACTGAAGGAAGAATAGAAGTGCCTGCAACGATGAAATACTTTTGTATTTCAGAGCAGACAGCTAATTATCTTCAAAAGTACATTGTGATCCGCAAGCGTAAAATATTTGCCGGCACTAAAACAGCGGTCGAGCTTATTGAATTGATGCGTAAGCACAAAAAAGAGAAATTTCTTTATCCATGTTCAGACGTTCGTAAAAACGATATCCCTGAGTTTGCTGATACTGAGGAATTTCACTTCACAGAGGCTACCATGTATCAGACTGTTTCAGCGGATCTTTCTGATCTTACAGAGGTATTTTATGATATAATCGCCTTTTTTAGCCCGTCCGGTATTAAATCCTTATTTGATAATTTTCCTGATT from Dyadobacter sp. NIV53 carries:
- a CDS encoding DUF4271 domain-containing protein — translated: MFYFKFILMVMVGNMLNLDKLVDVLFIKIIQSSYLFYVAIFLLVFMLSFNSPMWLNSVKSFFLVPFLIFYIARFLVLYFVSKPPGTLINLYLFSYLCVIEIIPLIIGIKFAL
- a CDS encoding uroporphyrinogen-III synthase, with the protein product MSETIKFDQDRLTKVTSLLVSQSRPADENSPYFELARKYNIKVDFRAFIQIDGVSYKEFRKQKIAILDHTAVIFTSRNAIDHFFRICTEGRIEVPATMKYFCISEQTANYLQKYIVIRKRKIFAGTKTAVELIELMRKHKKEKFLYPCSDVRKNDIPEFADTEEFHFTEATMYQTVSADLSDLTEVFYDIIAFFSPSGIKSLFDNFPDFKQNATRIAAFGPTTAKAVENAGLVLDIQAPLPNAPSMTGALELYIKKANNA